A segment of the Candidatus Hydrogenedentota bacterium genome:
CAATCGTTTCGCTTCCGCTTCCGCGGCTGAAATGGCCGTCTTGGCGCCTTCCAGCGTGAGGACATGCTTCTCCATAATCTGCGCACCTGCGGCGATACTTATCGTGGCGAGCGCCACCGTAAGCGACCACGTTTTAGCCTTCGATTCCATGTGCGTACCTCGTGTTGGCGACTCGGCCAGGCAGAGTTCGCCCGTTGATAGCTATGCTGCTCCACATCAGGTTCTTGCGCCGAACGTGACGAGTCGGTTGTACGGCGCTGCGGGCCGTGCGCCGCAATCCATGGCGCCGGGCCGCACTAGGGTAAGAATCGATTCAACCGTTCCAGTTCCGCCGATATATTCAGCGCGATTGAATACTTGTGTCAGATGGAAACGCGAGTTACTTCGTGTTCGCCGCTGCCTAAAACTTAGTCAATCATGACTAACCCGTAGTTGGAAGTATCCGGCCTGTTCTTCGCGGCACAATGGCGTATGTACTTATCATTCAATGCATTAGGTGTTATAAAGCACCATTGGCATACCGCCTGCTCATTACATTGCCGCTCCGGTAGCGGAGCGATGGCGCTTCGAGCGGAGGTAAGGACATGGTCAAGCAGAACGGACATCTGGTAGCGGCAAGCGCGCTCTTGTTCTTCGCATGCACGGCGGGTGCGTTAACGGCGCCGTTCGGCCTCCCAACACTACGTGTCGACGCAGTCAGCATAACTCCCGAACCCGCCTCGATGCTGATGCTGGGCATGGGTTTGGCCGCCATCTTCGTTCGCCGCATCGGAGTAATTCGAGCAGATAAACAACGCAAGTAGACCCACGAACAAGCAAGCGAGACGACAAGGTATCGCGCGGACCCGGTTGGGACCAGGTTCGCGCGATTCCTTTTTCTCGTTTGGCGAAATTGTTGTGGGCTTGAGAGCGGCAAGAAATCCGGCGCGGCCCACAGAGCTGGCACTCGACAGCGCTATATGCTAACATAATGCCAATTTGGCAGCGACATTCGTGCGCCAAACGCCGTAACGTATGCGCCGACACTGCCAAATGGGCAAAAGGGGCCGGGTCGCCGAGAATATCGCTTTGAACGTAATCCATTCAAAATAATGGTTTTATATATAGAGAAATGACGCTGGCATATGCGTTGCTACGCAGTTTACGTCACCGGGCGACTATTCCACATGCGGGTGGGCTAATCGCAAAATCGAGATGCCAAACTGGCAGCCCGGCACGGTGATCGAGAAAGACGAACAATCGGGCTTTTTTGCCCATAAACCTAGGAGGACTGATCCCAATGAAAGTGCGTCCCTTGGCAGACCGCATCCTCGTGAAGCGCGAGGAACCGAGCGAAACCGTCCGTGGCGGCATCATCATTCCCGACACGGCCAAGGAAAAACCGCAGGAAGGCAAAGTCGTCGCAGTAGGCCCCGGCCGGTTGGACGACGACGGCAAGCGCGTGCCGCTCGAAGTGAAGAAGGGCGACCGCATCCTGATGGGCAAGTACGCGGGTACGGAAGTGAAGATCGATGGCGACGAGCACATCATCATGCGTGAGGACGATGTGCTGGCGGTGATCGAGTAACAACGCAACAAACGATTCCAACTACTGGGACCTACGTAGTTGAGGAGAGGAGATTATGAGCGCAAAGCAACTTGAGTTCGGCGAAGACGCGCGCCGCCGCGTGCTTGCCGGTGTAACCAAATTGAGCAAGGCCGTGAAGGCCACGCTCGGTCCGAAGGGCCGCAACGTCGTGTTGGACAAGAAGTGGGGCGCACCCACGGTGACCAAGGACGGCGTGACGGTCGCGAAGGAAATCGAGCTTGAAGACAAGTACGAGAACATGGGCGCGCAGATGGTGAAGGAAGTCGCGTCGAAGACATCGGATGTCGCGGGCGACGGCACCACCACGGCGACCGTGTTGGCGGAAGCGATCTTCCGCGAAGGCCTGCGCAATATCACCGCGGGAGCGAACCCGATGGCGGTGAAGCGCGGCATCGACAAGGCGGTGGACGCCGTCGTCGAGGCGCTTGCCGGCATGAGCAAGAAAGTCAAGGGCGACAACGAGATTATCCGCCAGGTCGCGACCATCTCCGCGAACAGCGACAACGAGATTGGCAAGATCATCGCGCAAGCGATGGAGAAGGTCGGCAACGACGGAACCATCACGGTCGAGGAAGCGAAGGGCATCGACACGACGCTCGAAGTCGTCGAGGGTATGCAGTTCGACAAGGGCTATCTCTCGCCGTACTTCGTGACGGACAGCGAGTCGATGGAAGCGGTGCTCGAGAACGCATACGTCCTCATCCACGAAAAGAAGATTTCAACGTTGAAGGACCTCTTGCCTCTGCTCGAACAGATTGCGAAGAGCGGCAAGCCGCTGCTGATCATCGCCGAGGACGTCGAGGGCGAGGCGCTCGCGACGCTCGTCGTGAACAAGATCCGCGGCACCTTCCAGGCGTGCGCAGTGAAGGCGCCCGGTTTCGGCGATCGCCGCAAGGCCATGCTGCAGGACATCGCGGTGCTGACCGGCGGTCTGGCGATCACCGAAGACCTCGGCCGCACGCTCGAGAGCATCGCGTTGGCCGACCTTGGCCGCGCGAAGCGCGTCGTTGTCGACAAGGACAATACGACCATCGTCGAAGGCGCCGGTTCCAGCTCCGAGATCATGGGCCGCATCAATCTTATCCGCCGTCAGATCGAAGAGACGACGTCGGATTACGATCGCGAGAAATTGCAGGAACGCCTTGCGAAGCTCGCGGGCGGTGTTGCCGTCGTGAACGTCGGCGCGGCGACCGAAATCGAGATGAAGGAAAAGAAGGCGCGCGTGGAAGACGCGTTGCACGCGACCCGCGCGGCCGTCGAAGAAGGTATCGTCCCCGGCGGTGGCGTGGCGTTGATGCGTTGCCAGGACGCGATCGACAAGACCAGCCTTAGCGGTGACGAAGCCGTCGGCGCGCGCATCGTGTACCGCGCGCTCGAAGAGCCGTTGCGCCAGCTTGCGTCCAACGCGGGCGACGAAGGCGCGATGGTTGTGCAGAACGTCAAGGGTAAGAAGGGCAGCGTCGGGTACAACGCGGACACCGGCGAGTACGAAGACATGCTCAAGGCCGGCGTCATCGATCCGACCAAGGTGACCCGTACGGCGCTGCAAAACGCGGCAAGCGTCGCGGGCCTATTGCTCACCACCGAAGTGCTTATCGCCGAGATGCCGGAAGATAAACCGGCACCCGCAGCCGACCCGCACGGCGGCATGGGCGGCGGAATGTATTAACCGGTTTCCCTCGTGTATGAGTCGCGCGGCCCCGGGCTTCGGTCCGGGGCCGCGTTCTTTTTGAGCGGTTTTTAGTTTCGACTGTTACCGCCAAATCGCCCCGAGCACTCGGCGGCACGCGGAACCAGACTGGTTGTACCCGGAATTCACTCGACGGTGAACGGCTTGTCGCTTTGGTCGAATATGTTTGTGTCTCGTTTGAGCAGGGCGCGAACCTTGTAACCGCCACCCGGTTCTGCCTCCTGCGGAAATGTCAGCTTGTAGAGACCGTCGTTCGCGGTGGACTTGTCAATCACATGAATGACGTCGCCAAACCGCAAGAGTTCTATACGTACCCGCTCACTTGGATCGAGTGTCGTTGACCACGTCATCTTCTTCTTGATACCTCGTGTGTACGTTTCCCCGCCATTTGGTTTCAACACTTCGATCGGTTTTGGACCGCGGAAGTCCCGGTCTTCCATGCGCGTGAATCCCGCGGCAGATTCGGCGCGGCGTGGCTGAAAGCCGATGCACAGCATCGCAAGCAAAAGGAGCGCGATGTACAAGAGTATTCCGAACCTACCTTCGAGTTGGTTTAGAGTCCGCATGATCGATTCTCCCCGCCCCCCTTCAATGGGCGTTTACCGAAAACCAAGGCGTAGTCCGCCTCGAAACCGGAAGCTCAATCGGGTAGAGCCCCCGTTGCTTCCGTAGTCTTCCGATGCACCTAGCCTTCAAAGTATCGCTCAATAACATAGCAGTCAAGGATAAATAGTGATTGAGTCAAATCATATACATCTTCTTCGCGAAGTCAGACGCTGCGAAGTTGTTGTGGGAGGCATTCGAAACATTGATTCCGGGGGCGTCTATTCGGTAGTCTGCATTTCCTTCCGGACAGACGAACAGGGGGAGTATTCGACGCATGTACCGGCCAGAAATCAAAGTACTCGACTGCACAATCCGCGACGGCGGATTGATGAACGATTGGCGCTTCAGCAAGGACATGGTCCGGGACGTTTTTGACGGCCTCGCGAAGGCGGGCGTCGATTACATCGAGCTCGGCTACAAGGCCGACAAGAAGCAGTTCAAGGTGGAAGACTCGGGCCCCTGGCGCTTCTGCGACGAGGACGTGCTTCGCGAAGTGGCCCACGAGTGCCCGGCAAAGGTTTCGGTGATGTGCGACGTGGGCCGCACCGACTACGACTCGTTCGTCCCCGCGAAGGATTCCATCGTAAAGATGTACCGGGTCGCGACGTACGTGAAGGAGATTGACAAGGCCATCCATCTCGGCAATCACATCAAATCGCTGGGGTACGAAGTCTCGGTCAATATCATGGCGGTGTCTCACTGTCTGGAACCGGAACTCGACCAAGCTCTCGATCAACTCGCGCAAACCAATTTTGAAGTCATTTACCTTGTCGACAGCTTCGGCTATCTGTACTCCGAACAGATTCACTACCTCGCCGACAAGTACCTCTCCCGCCTCAAAGGCAAGGAAGTCGGCATTCACATGCACAACAACCAGCAACTCGGTTTTGCCAACACCATCGAAGGTATCGTCAAAGGCATTAACTACCTCGACGCCACCGTCTTTGGTATGGGCCGGGCCGCTGGGAATTGTCCGATGGAGTTGCTGCTTGGTTTCCTGCGCAACCCCAAGTTCGACGTGCGCCCGGTGCTCGACCTCATCCAGAAGTATTTCATCGGACTACAGTCCGAACTCCGTTGGGGTTACGAAATCCCGTACGCAATCACCGGGATACTTAACAAGCACCCGAGAGCCGCCATGGCCTTCATGAAAGACGGTGGCAATGGCAGCTTCAGCGCGTTCTTCGATACATTCGCGGACGCCGAAGACGCCGACTGAGGGCACCTGCCGATCGCTCCGCCGTCGATTAGCGTACTGGCAGTTTTGCGGGTAGCGACGCCGGGAGGTCTTCGGCGTTGCCAAGCGTCAACTTGAGTGGGCGTTCATCGAAAGCTCTGCGCCCTGATTCGCATCCGGACTGAGACGGCGAAGTAACCCCCATTAGTTGAAACAGCGCTTCGATCGCGCGTGTGTTCGCAGGCCGGAGCTTGTCGATGCGCAGCGAACCGGTCACTCTCGGGTCAACAGGCGGAATTCCGAAATCTTCGCCCAGTGTTCGGCGTCGCTGGGGCCTTGATAGGCTTGGATGGAAACTTTCGCGTCGCCCTTCACGGGTAGTTCGCATTCGCCGGCGGTTTTCCAGTCGTCAGCGTCTGATACGCAGTATTCGCCTTTGAGCATTGCGCCGCGCGCGGTCAGGCGGAGGCGGAGTTTGCTGATGGCGTTGCCGATGGGGGGCTTGGCGATTGTACGCGTGGAATCGTCCTGCTCCCGGCCCATGACCATGCAAACTTCGCCGTCGACGAGTTCCAGGCCTATCTTTACCATGTTGCTGTCGTCGTAATACCAGACGAGGTTCACCTGTTCGTACTGGTTGGTTGGCTTATTCTCGACCGTAACCTCGACGGACAGCGCGCCGTTTTCGATTTTGGGAAGGTCCCGCACAAGAACGTTCTTCGCGTCGTTCTTGCCGCCCCACAAATTGCCGGGCTCGACGCGAATCTCGAGTCCCGAATCCGTTACACGCCACGCGGCCGGATTCTCGCGCACCCATCGCCACCCGTCAGCGAGCTTCCCTCGGAAGTCGTCCCGAAAGATCGTGTTGTCGTTGGCGTACACTACTACGGCAGGCAACGCCGTGGCGATTGCCGCGGCAATTGTCCACCCCAGACGCCCAGTCGGAAGTACTCTCATTGGCGATTCTCCCCGGCGGAAATCCCCGCGCGATCGTGCTATAGTCCCCGTTTGAGTTGTATTGCATAGGGGGTGCCGAATGCGAATTCTCGTCGCGGACGACGACAACACGTCCCGCATTGCATTAACGGCGGTACTCAAGCGGTTGGGCCACGACGTGACGTCGGCCGCGGACGGGGACGAAGCGTGGGCCGTGTTGCAGAAGCCCGATTCGCCGAAGCTCGCGGTTTTGGATTGGATGATGCCGGGCCTGACGGGAGTCCAGGTTTGCGAGAACGTGCGCAAGGCCATCGGTATCAGCTCCAAGTACCTCATCTTGCTCACCGCGCGCGCCGACAAAGGGGACATTATCGAAGGCCTCGATTCCGGCGCGAACGATTACGTTACCAAGCCGTTCGATGAAGGCGAGTTGGTCGCCCGCATTCGCGTTGGCGAGCGCGTTCTGGACCTCGAGCAGCAGTTGCGCAACCGCGTGACCGAGCTTGAAGAGGCGATGGAGCACATCAAATTCCTTCAGGGAATTCTTCCGATTTGCATGTTTTGCCATCGCATCCGCGACGACGAGGAATCGTGGCGCCGGATCGAGGACTACTTGTCGGAACACACCGACGTGCAACTCAGCCACGGGTTGTGTCCGAGTTGTTTCGAAAAGCACTATCCCGAGCTCTATCACAAGAGCCGAGGTGAAGCAGCGTCGAACTAGCGCCCCGGGGGAGCGCGCTTCCGAAATTCAAGCCGGGACGTAGGGGGTAACCCGCATGTTGGAAACCGTAAATCTGGACGCCGCCATTCCCAAGCGGGAGTGCAAAGCGATCCTCGAACAAATCGATCTGCAACTCGCGCAACTCCAGCGCGATCTTCGCCCGTCCGGCAGCCCGCTCCTCATTGTCTTCGAGGGATGGGACGCAGCGGGCAAAGGCATGGTGTTGAACCGCATGCTCGAGCCGCTCGACCCTCGCGGTTTCAAGGTTTACAACATCAAGGCGCCAACAGAGGTCGAACGGATGTACCCGCCGCTGTGGCGCTTTTGGCAGACGGCGCCGCCACGCGGCGGCATCAGCATCTATAACCACAGTTGGTACCGCGAGGTATTGCAGGAGCGCGTGGAGGCGGGCCTCGATGCGCAGGGCCTGCAGGCCGCCTACGAGCATATCCGCACGTTCGAGCGACAGCTCGACGACGACGGCGCAGTGGTCGTGAAGTTCTTCCTGCACATCAGCAAGAAGGAACAGTCCAAGCGGTTCAGCCGTCTCGAGAAGAACGAAGCCTTCGCGTGGAAGATCGGCAAGGCTGAGAAACGCAGGCACAAGCGATACCGCGAATACTACGACGCCGCGGAGGACATGCTGCGCGAAACCTCCACGTCGTACGCGCCCTGGACCGTCGTCCCGTCCACCGACGACAACTTCGCCAAAGTGCTTGTGGCGGAGACGCTGCGCAGCGCGTTTCAAAAAGCGGTCGAACGAAAGAATGCGCCCGTGCCGACCGCCGCGCCCGTGACGCCGCGCCGGACCAGCCCCCTAGACCGAGTCGATTTGGGCCAGACGATTACGCCCGAAGAATACGACGACGTGCTGCCCAAACTGCAATCCGAATTACGGCGGTTGCAGCACGTCTGCTACTTCAAACGGCGCGCGGCATTGTTGGTGTTCGAGGGGTGGGACGCCGCGGGCAAGGGCGGCACTATCCGGCGCCTTGCACGGCAGCTCGATCCGCGCGGGTACGAGGTGAACCCGGTTGCCGCGCCGCAGGGCGACGAACGGACGCACCATTACCTCTGGCGGTTCTGGCGCGCACTGCCAAAAGCGGGGCACCTCGCGATCTTCGATCGCAGTTGGTACGGCCGCGTGCTGGTCGAGCGCGTGGAAGGTTTCGCGACGCCACAGGAGTGGCAGCGTGCGTACCGCGAAATCAACGAGTTCGAAACGCAAATCGTCGAGGCCGGCGCCGTTTTGATTAAGTTTTGGTTCCACATTTCCAAGGACGAACAATTGAACCGGTTCCAACTTCGCGAGCAGGAACCCCACAAACGCTGGAAAATCACGGACGAAGACTGGCGCAACCGCGAAAAGTGGGAAGACTACTGGGGGCCGGTGTCCGATATGCTCGAAAAGACCTCAACGGCCCATGCGCCGTGGGTCGTCGTCGAGGGCAACGACAAACGGTTCGCGCGTGTGAAGGTTTTGGAGACCGTCGCGCAACGATTGTCACAGGCCTTGGAAGGAAAACCGCTCAAGATGCCGCGGGCAGCGCGGAAGCAGAAGACACGGCAGCGGCCCCAGGGGCAGCCTGCGCCGGTCCAGCAGGCGTCATAGCGGTGTTCGCTGCGGACAGGTTCCGCTTGTCCTGCTCAAGCAGCCACTTGATGCTGTCCTTCAGGACCTGAATGGTCTGCGCCTCGTCGACGCCAACGTGGTCGGAATCATAGACCGCAAATTCCTTTGGATCGCCGGCCGCCTCGACCAGTGCCCTCGCCGCGGCGAACGGGATCAGTTGATCGTGCTCGCCATTCTGAAAAAGCAGCGGCCGCGGCGCGATCTTTCCGACATATTTGACCGGGTCCGACGGCGCGGTTACAAAAGCGACAAGCGACGTGAGCGGCCCTTTCCAGCGACCGAGTTCCTTGCGTGCAGCTTCGCTGTCCAACAACAGATCGAGATTCCCGCCGCCGTAGGTCATCACGGCCGCCGGAATACGCGGCTCGAAGGCAACGGCAGTGCAACCGGTTATCGCGCCAAAACTGGCCCCGATGAGATAGATGCGGTCTTTGGCGATGTCTTCGCGGGTCTCGAGGTAATCGACGAGCCGGCGGGTGTCGATTACGTTGAGTGAAGTCCGCTTGCGCAACCCCAATAGCTGCGACACCGGGTCTTTCGATGCAATGCGCCGTTCGCCGCGCATGTACTGATCGAACGAGACGATGGCGAACCCCGCCTGCGTGTAGTACGCCGCGATTTCGTCGAGGAAGGATTTGCTCTGTCCTATGCCATGAAGAAAGATGATGCACGGGTACGGCTTCGGCGTATCGACCGGAAGCGCAAGAATCGACGGCACGTTCGACTCGGGTTGGCTTTGGTACGTGAAATCGACTCGTGTGTACGCGTCGCGCTGCTCGGTCCCGCGCACAACGGGATTCAGCGGCAACGATGCGTCGTACCCGTCGTAATACGACTGGTCGGCGCGGTACTTCACCACGGCGCCGCCGGCCGCGGCTACAAACAGAACGATTAC
Coding sequences within it:
- a CDS encoding DUF1349 domain-containing protein; translated protein: MRVLPTGRLGWTIAAAIATALPAVVVYANDNTIFRDDFRGKLADGWRWVRENPAAWRVTDSGLEIRVEPGNLWGGKNDAKNVLVRDLPKIENGALSVEVTVENKPTNQYEQVNLVWYYDDSNMVKIGLELVDGEVCMVMGREQDDSTRTIAKPPIGNAISKLRLRLTARGAMLKGEYCVSDADDWKTAGECELPVKGDAKVSIQAYQGPSDAEHWAKISEFRLLTRE
- the pap gene encoding polyphosphate:AMP phosphotransferase, whose product is MLETVNLDAAIPKRECKAILEQIDLQLAQLQRDLRPSGSPLLIVFEGWDAAGKGMVLNRMLEPLDPRGFKVYNIKAPTEVERMYPPLWRFWQTAPPRGGISIYNHSWYREVLQERVEAGLDAQGLQAAYEHIRTFERQLDDDGAVVVKFFLHISKKEQSKRFSRLEKNEAFAWKIGKAEKRRHKRYREYYDAAEDMLRETSTSYAPWTVVPSTDDNFAKVLVAETLRSAFQKAVERKNAPVPTAAPVTPRRTSPLDRVDLGQTITPEEYDDVLPKLQSELRRLQHVCYFKRRAALLVFEGWDAAGKGGTIRRLARQLDPRGYEVNPVAAPQGDERTHHYLWRFWRALPKAGHLAIFDRSWYGRVLVERVEGFATPQEWQRAYREINEFETQIVEAGAVLIKFWFHISKDEQLNRFQLREQEPHKRWKITDEDWRNREKWEDYWGPVSDMLEKTSTAHAPWVVVEGNDKRFARVKVLETVAQRLSQALEGKPLKMPRAARKQKTRQRPQGQPAPVQQAS
- the groES gene encoding co-chaperone GroES; this encodes MKVRPLADRILVKREEPSETVRGGIIIPDTAKEKPQEGKVVAVGPGRLDDDGKRVPLEVKKGDRILMGKYAGTEVKIDGDEHIIMREDDVLAVIE
- a CDS encoding PEP-CTERM sorting domain-containing protein, which translates into the protein MVKQNGHLVAASALLFFACTAGALTAPFGLPTLRVDAVSITPEPASMLMLGMGLAAIFVRRIGVIRADKQRK
- the groL gene encoding chaperonin GroEL (60 kDa chaperone family; promotes refolding of misfolded polypeptides especially under stressful conditions; forms two stacked rings of heptamers to form a barrel-shaped 14mer; ends can be capped by GroES; misfolded proteins enter the barrel where they are refolded when GroES binds), which codes for MSAKQLEFGEDARRRVLAGVTKLSKAVKATLGPKGRNVVLDKKWGAPTVTKDGVTVAKEIELEDKYENMGAQMVKEVASKTSDVAGDGTTTATVLAEAIFREGLRNITAGANPMAVKRGIDKAVDAVVEALAGMSKKVKGDNEIIRQVATISANSDNEIGKIIAQAMEKVGNDGTITVEEAKGIDTTLEVVEGMQFDKGYLSPYFVTDSESMEAVLENAYVLIHEKKISTLKDLLPLLEQIAKSGKPLLIIAEDVEGEALATLVVNKIRGTFQACAVKAPGFGDRRKAMLQDIAVLTGGLAITEDLGRTLESIALADLGRAKRVVVDKDNTTIVEGAGSSSEIMGRINLIRRQIEETTSDYDREKLQERLAKLAGGVAVVNVGAATEIEMKEKKARVEDALHATRAAVEEGIVPGGGVALMRCQDAIDKTSLSGDEAVGARIVYRALEEPLRQLASNAGDEGAMVVQNVKGKKGSVGYNADTGEYEDMLKAGVIDPTKVTRTALQNAASVAGLLLTTEVLIAEMPEDKPAPAADPHGGMGGGMY
- a CDS encoding response regulator transcription factor, whose product is MRILVADDDNTSRIALTAVLKRLGHDVTSAADGDEAWAVLQKPDSPKLAVLDWMMPGLTGVQVCENVRKAIGISSKYLILLTARADKGDIIEGLDSGANDYVTKPFDEGELVARIRVGERVLDLEQQLRNRVTELEEAMEHIKFLQGILPICMFCHRIRDDEESWRRIEDYLSEHTDVQLSHGLCPSCFEKHYPELYHKSRGEAASN
- a CDS encoding nucleoid-structuring protein H-NS, whose protein sequence is MYRPEIKVLDCTIRDGGLMNDWRFSKDMVRDVFDGLAKAGVDYIELGYKADKKQFKVEDSGPWRFCDEDVLREVAHECPAKVSVMCDVGRTDYDSFVPAKDSIVKMYRVATYVKEIDKAIHLGNHIKSLGYEVSVNIMAVSHCLEPELDQALDQLAQTNFEVIYLVDSFGYLYSEQIHYLADKYLSRLKGKEVGIHMHNNQQLGFANTIEGIVKGINYLDATVFGMGRAAGNCPMELLLGFLRNPKFDVRPVLDLIQKYFIGLQSELRWGYEIPYAITGILNKHPRAAMAFMKDGGNGSFSAFFDTFADAEDAD
- a CDS encoding dienelactone hydrolase family protein; the protein is MKRFAKISLIGVIVLFVAAAGGAVVKYRADQSYYDGYDASLPLNPVVRGTEQRDAYTRVDFTYQSQPESNVPSILALPVDTPKPYPCIIFLHGIGQSKSFLDEIAAYYTQAGFAIVSFDQYMRGERRIASKDPVSQLLGLRKRTSLNVIDTRRLVDYLETREDIAKDRIYLIGASFGAITGCTAVAFEPRIPAAVMTYGGGNLDLLLDSEAARKELGRWKGPLTSLVAFVTAPSDPVKYVGKIAPRPLLFQNGEHDQLIPFAAARALVEAAGDPKEFAVYDSDHVGVDEAQTIQVLKDSIKWLLEQDKRNLSAANTAMTPAGPAQAAPGAAAVSSASALPAAS